The window CTTCAAAATTTAAACACCACAACCATTGTTGCTAGACTTCACAGTTGATGACCACCACAACCAGTCAtcctttttttatattgttgttttttttaattcctATATTGGTCACTTCTTTTGTAAATCTAAACTCTAAAgtattaaaaacttttattggTTATATATTACGTACATGTAACATTAAAAGGAGGATTTCATATCAACATCATTGAGTATTATTATttgcattaatatagttattgttatattttatgtttttagatatcttattatttttgttgtgttttACACATTATGTTTATTATAGCTACATGTTTtgctttttatttaaaaaaaagttaggtttgaatatttaaagtatatgtaggaactaattgcatttttggtccctgtgttatcataCTTTTTGCAGGTTTGGTCCAAACTTttcatttgttgcatttttggtcccaaAAGTATGCATTTTTTGCAAGAATGGTCCAATTTAACGATTCTGTTAGTTATCAACCGTTAATTTGATCATGTGCATCTCATGTGAAGGAAAATATCATCTTTCTTGTTCTaatttaatgtgtatatatatatatgagaaaatggaGTATGTGGTTGTTAAACATCCAAGCTTGAgtatagaacccctcacatactaattttttaatatatctataaatgtttggccccccatgCTTACCACTGATAGTCCTCCCCTACACCACCAAGAGCACATAACCACCACCACTTGGAACCCTAGCCGCCACCATATCGGACTATTGGATTTCTGgcaagagaaagaagaagaagagtcGAATTGTTGGGTTTATAGCAAGAGGAAAAaccacccaccaccaccaccttttCTGAATTTATCTGTACAACAACCTTGGAAACATTTACTTCCATTCGGtctatcttttcttttataaaatatgtataatagATGTAGatctaaaaaataagaaaaaaatatggaaattTATGTGTGTCTGTGTTTATAGATCTGTGGGTGTGTGTGtttatggatccatgtatatatGGAAATTTGATGTGAGCCGAAGGTAGTGAATCCGTGGGTATGTGTGTTTACAGATCTCAGTATGTTACGACCTTACTTGAACAAGATCTGTTCCACAGGCTCGTACCTCTGTATCCTTGATTTCTATCAAGACAAAAACTCATGTCTAGTTGATGAAATAGATACATGTAGCTAGAGTGTGATTAACCGAGCCTTATGGTCTTGACCATGGCCCAGTAGAGGATCTCTGTTTGTCTAGAAATTATGTTGGTGGTGGCCGAATGCAATGATTGATTTGGGTTGGTGGTGGCCGGAGGTGACTGGAGGTGGGCAGGTGTGATGATTGATTTGGATTGGTGGTGGCCAATACTgtaatgtatatgtgtgtatgtatatgtatatatatataggggacccttattttgagaacctatttttttgtaagaaccgtgaTAACTCCTAATatttatattggatcacatgttttttttgttcattcacatgtgaaatattataaaaatatatgttgcagaagaaattgtttttcaaaaccttacatatagccgtttgtcacatgtgaacagaaaatgtaaacaaattcattcacaagtttataaaaggctactttgaaggtttcataaagaagtttcttctacaacatacctttttatatcatttcacatgtgaatgaacaaaaaaaaacatgtgaacaaatatattatctaagagttctcatggttcttacaaaaaaaatggttctcaaaataaggaaactctatatatatatatatataaactgcaAGATTGGTCCTATTTGTGTAAAAAGACGATTTGCCCCTCACATGAGGTGCACATAATCAAATTAACAGTTGATACTTGACGGAATCGTTAGATTGGACCATTCTTGCGAAAAATGCATACTTTTGGGACAaaaaatgcaacaaatgaaaattttggacCAAATCTGCGAAaagtgtgataacacagggaccaaaaatgcaattagttcTGTATGTAGCTTTGTTACTctaacattattatattttgtttgtatccaaaagtttattatgtaaaaaacgtGTTCGTCGGCAACACACGAATAACCATCACCAAATAGTCTAATAACAAGGCGGCCCTTTCCTCACAAGAGGTGAGGAGTTCAAGTCCTATCCTACGCATATTTCGTGTGACCACAGGTAAAAAGTTACCAGTTACGGTGAGTCTGAATGAGTTTCTTCCTTTAGATATCTTGTTGATAGGTCATCGATAGATTTAAAATTATGATCTATTATGCGAGAGAGCTTTCTAACACGGACTCGATTAAAAATACGTACATTAAACTTCCGGTATTTGCGAATATATTAATGTAGAATGAGTATATGAGAAGTTTTCTTATATTTATCACActattcaattattattattgaaaaaatagtTGAAGTGATTAAAAAGTTGTGAGTTATGACATCGCCTTAGTAGGGGTTTAGGCCTAAAGAAAGGAAAGGCCCAATATATTTGACAAGGGAAGCACGTGGGATCGATTGGGATTATCAAAAAGTTGGTATCTGAAACTCCATCTTTCGACATGTATTTAAACCCAAGCCTAATTAACCctgatttaaatataaattttaaacccAGCCACCaccactctctctctctctctccccagGCCCAATATActtgtgtttttttctttctcataaGTCAGTACAATCAGTGGCGGAACCAGAATCGAAGGTGACCCATAACACTATTTCTTTCCACTAACTTTTTATCAGCATAATGTAACGCTGTAAcgatttttatcattttttttataatgatttttagttatttttaatggattttaatagttttaggcacttttagtagtttttatttattattttggtgTACAAATACATCTTTGTAACTTCTATTGATagaaaaatgtttcaaaagtttaaagttgtttacattgaCAAATatctcatatttatttgacccgtaATATCAACAAAAAATATGTCAACAGACATGTAGCTCGGGCTACCCTTAAATTCTATGTGGTTCCGCCCGTGAATACAATGATCCACATGTTCTTGTCCACCGTGAGAAAATCCCATAACACATTATGTTAAGAATTGCAATGAGAATTAAAAATCGTAATTTCTCGTTGctttcttcaatttctttttacgATTTACAATTTCTCATTGTGATTCATTGATTTCTTATTGCCATTTACGTTTCTCGTATATACTAGTAATCttttgacatttttagtttttgaaaatttgaaaccATAACCAGATATTTTATATAGTAGAAAGTATCCATGTGATACGGAAGGACCTCTATAAAAACGACGTCTAAATAtgattttactttttcattACTTGAATGTACAAACAAATACATgatgagttatatatatataaatattaaaacaatagttatcctagcattttaaagtcttctacaatttaaagctatttttaaaaattgccacataggtctttatcctatatggcatctttatatttttttacaatatataaatctacaaaattatattatctaaaactattaaattaaataaaaataaaatctatatacaaacaaaatcttacaaaaataaaagtaaaaaaatcacattatatatcataataaaaaccgtatgaatttaaaatctatttttaaaattggaaaatatttggttttcaaattatttatttcttaattttactatctaatataaccaatattatatatcacattgtaatatagttttttatccttttcgtggtggtgtttttatgttttataaaaactattatcaattagTAGGTGAATTCAACAtaatttgaatcataggtttgttctttgtaatctaattataattttgaatttggtttctaaatatatctaattaaagcttttcaacttttatgaatttattatttgatgaagtaagttttatgaaactattttatttgaaagagtgtgatgaaattctaataagtcacatatcactttgcaaaaaataaaagatcgttatgattttacattatatttacattttaacttcattttatgttcattagtattgcatgaagtataatatgtgatagttaatatgaatatttgataacgtatgtttttatataaatgcaaagattttcataaataataagagttatattttgaatttatctatttcaataaatgtaaaaaatttccatttaatgataatatagatttatatgtacatgcctaaataatgGTAACTGTATCGGCGGTCGGGGCCGGTGCTCCGCCTTCTATCTAGGTTCCGCTCTtataatgtatagttgttaaaagttattataaatattcatataattactaaaacaacatttttaaataaccaCACATCGTGcaggtaaaagacctagtatatatatatatatcggcatACATTCTCATTAATCTATGTGATATCTACTTGCATGTAGTCAAGACTCAAGgctacaaaatatttttataaatttaaattatattgaGTAGTCAAAGTACATATTTTATTTGTAACTAAAATAGAGtatgatatttgtaccatttttttcttaatattattatcataatgTATACGCTtcattacatatacaaatatcaAATGCACAAATAggtaaaataatcaaataatgtAGTATTGTAATATAATCTCATTAATGACAATGTCTATGAACAGTAACGTGCCACGTGGTGCTGTTCTGTTGGTCCACCTGTACCTCGCGTTTTCCCCAGATTTTTCCATATTGGATTctgttaaggttatttttcgtTCCGTTTTTCTTagtttcctacatagttttttttgcttttgtgttttctttctattggtctacctataccccgcgtttttttggattttgccatatcgaatctcgttaaggttatttttctttcggtttttgttggtttattacatagtttttttgcttttatgttttctttctattagttcatcgtataccccacatcactatttagattttgtcattttggatcccgtttggggtttcttcttggtgttcatcatagttttttggcttttgtgttatgaattaatatattggaaactttcactcaatattttttttccctttgttatttctattttcgttaaagttatttatctttcggtttttcttggttttttgatatcttttttttcccttatatgatctcttttatcggttcatcatataccccgcatcactatttagattctgacattacggatcTCATTTGGagtttttctttcggtttttttttgcatggttatcaatagtaatcatgcttattaaaacttgacatgTGGCATCGGTTATAAAGTAACACATCATACGTTTcttatagtttggattttgccacattgcatcctgttcggatttgtcactttttttttttttatatatttttttagctttgttttttcttttctgatttttttattacgggttacttcttttgtttttttcacactttttatttgtcattcaactttattgtgatacaccccgtaccactacttgcattttaCTATATCGCATCCGTTTAaattctgaattaatatattgatatttttgtcatatcacatcccgttcgggttactacgggttacgttttggtttcttgcatacttttaaacaaacatattaatgacaaaattatttctaattaagCGGTCAAAAATTCAcaacatatatactaaaataacgaaccgttTCAACAAGAGAATTGAAACCCGGCAACGCGgggtccaaaattttctagttaaTATCAATTCTCAACTAAAATACTCTATTGacatttatcaattttttattttagaattaGAATAGTCGACTTTTGGAACTCCTTGATTCCAtttaaacacatttttttttggttaaaaataatGCTTTTAAGTTTACATAATCATCACAGGgctatcattattttttaaaagaaattaaaggtttgatttttattttttagtttctttctaTGTAACTAAGCAGCATGGTTTGATTAGTGGTAAACATCTTTGTCTCTTGAGACAGAGGTCATGATTCGATCCTCATCCTATGCAAAGGTTAGAGGGTCTTTTttatcatttaggtagaaactggaagcagcctctctacttaggtagaggtaaggtctgcctacatcttaacctcccccatacaccgtcgaggtattggggctcaaaacccgcggaagacagcactgagcagttacttacttacttacttttctatgtaactaagagaggatataaaaaaatcttatatgacatatttatttagatgatatataaaagttttacgtaagttttttaaacatttggtctttTTTCATGTCATGTAGATTGTtatttattaaagtaaattttgtacttatatatttgtaatctttcaatttatataatctttttatatgTAATGTGTATCTATTACTTCatttattaatctttttatatttaatttggaTAATTTAAGATTAATGTGAGTTTTTGAgtgtcaaataattttttttttaattgtcatttttttttcactttttctttcttttgtgaTATACTTaatgaaatatattatttaaagattatataatgaataaaaacttttaaagtttaattttagTTGCATAACTATTTAAGTATTTATCTAGAGTAATAATTACATATCGATTATACCTACTTATTTTAGTATCAAAttgaatataatataatgaatttttttcttttttcggtCTTCAAATTTTAGAATTTCTTATTTTAACTTTTGGctattaaataaaaatccaatcttttattcaaattcaataaaattttttttttttttttgaaaatgaaccAGTTTATGTTTAATGCATTCAAATGAAacttatgttgaaagtttatttacttagtataattatatactttattccttcattttatttgttattacaTGGTTGTATGATTTAgacattattaaaaatagaacgaattgcatttttggtcatTGTGTTATCACACgttttgcaagtttgatacCAAAATTGCAACAGGTGTGATATGACAGGGATGAGTTTTGTGACTTTTCACActtttgtatcaaacttgcaaaacgtgtgataacacaaggaccaaaaatgcaattcgttcttaaaaataataataagtccATTGATTagtattaaaacataatcatTTATGATCGAACGACCTTTAATaagtttacatttgaatatattgttattataatattgtagtcttatttttaatttaaaagatatattatttatttttaacatattttatgaCAAAAATTATTCATCATGCAATCcatgggtttaatctagttgaCAATAAACCGAGAAAATGACAGAGATCTACTAATATGCTTTTCACTCTTTTAGTAATTATAACTTAAACATAGTTTTcaataaaaaacaaagttatcccaaaatctattaaaaaacataacacGAAACACCCTTAGGATACATAAATTCTTTGTTTAGTACTTTATACAaagattttgtcattttgagGGTAAAGTTGCAAAAATATGAAAGTATAGTTGCCAAAATGCAAATACATTATATTTCCGTTTATATTTTCCCCTTTCATCCCCTACATAAGTAAACTCTCTTTCTAaaatcaaattagggttttgcaGAGTGCTGCAGACTTCAATCATACAGGTAATATCAATTACGTTTGATACTGTTTAATTATATATCGCCCAGCTAAGACTAATATGCTCTTCCTATTTTCATTAGTATTTGTGCCTGCGTGTATCTTTTTGGCCATACCTAGTCCAACTGTTTGATATAATGTCTCAACGAAAATTTCGTGCATAcccatttcaaattttgtatcttttattgtttttttgtttaaattttgaaacttttttatatctataattgAATGCAATGATTTAGCATTGGGCTACCATCTTTTGCATacaatttgttttgattaatgaattaaattgaCATTATATGTAGGCTATTGGAAGAACTTTTGCTGCAGTTTCAGCTTTGTAGACCAAAATGGAACACGGATCGTTTCAGGATAATTCGGCATCAACTTTTTCTTTAGCCGATGAAGATCATACACTTGCAAACTCTTTAAGATTTGCTCTCAACCAAGAGTGAGTACATGCTTTTTGGAATTCTTTGGATTTGAGTATTTAAGTTATTGTGATAGCTAGCTAGTCTAATAGGTTTCGAGTCTGATGCCTTATGCTAGAGAACTTCGGAAAGCAAGAATTTCTTGggtttttatgcacattaaaaGCTTAACGTACGTGTCACAAAACTAGTTGTAACTAGTGCTACTTGCAATAGAGCTTTTGATTGTATAAATGTGTTTAGCTAAACACCTGTAGTTTAAGGTTATAACTGTAGATGGCATAAGAGTACAAACAAATAGAACTTAAAATATGAGTTACAATCAATTAGCGGATATTTAGGCAATTGACTTTTTATAAGCTCTAGCTACTTTCCGGAAGCTATTTCAATCAACTTTTGGGGTTTAGGAGATAAATTTCTATAAGTTTTGAAACCCAAACAAATCTTACGAGTTATGAGCATAAACATTTAAGAACCATAACCTTAAGGGCTCATCAGCATCTATGAGCATAAACACGCTCTTTGTTATTTGCTACAGTTGTATAGTTaccacctttttttttattaataccaAAATTTCTGTTGTGGATCATATAGTTTATGTCATAATTTTGTATCAATCTTGTTCCTGCAGTCCAAGAGTTTCAGTATGCGGGTACAGCATTCCACATCCTTCAGAGGCTCGGGTAAACATAAGAGTCCAGACAACTGGTACACATtaaatttttcttctttttagcTATTTTTAAGAGATTTTATGTTGCCATGCTCCTCATCAATGTactacaattattattatatatatacagtcgATACATGCATTttaatattacttttttttttcaatttgtgCTCCCAAAGTGTGCATTATTAGAATAGTTGTGTAATTTTACTTGGTTGAAGTGTTGTCTTTGACCTTGgctttgattttgaaggtgaccCTGCAAAAGAagtgttgaaagattcatgtcAAGACCTCATGCAGATATGTCAGCATGTTCGGAGCACCTTCGACCAAGCTGTTGCTgattttaaaagtaataatGGTTCCGAAAGGCAGTAGATGAAGAACTCTATTTTGTCTCTGTTCTGAGGCTCTTTTTTGCTCTTAGTTACTTGACATATTGTATGGTTTGATCTACATATGTATTATGACTGGTGGAATTTTGTCTTGATTGATTGTTACATGAAGTAAAATGAATCAATATCTATATCTTGGCATCTTGCTTTCTTCTGATACcttaatttgatattattttctttactttttgtgGAAGGCAGTTTCTACTCCATTTATGTTCCACATATGGGGAATTGGGGATGATTTGTTTAGAGTTGGCAGTTGTccaaaatgtcattttattCGAATGCAAGTAAAACAATTATTGACAACCCTGCCTATTTTTGACTTTCATAAAGATATCTTGTCCAAAATGTCATTAGCCAACTTTCTCGTTTGCaacccatattttttttttaggattGTATGATGGAATCAAGAATTTCATTCTGATTCTGCACATACGCAATGAATAAATGAACTCAGAAATCTGGTTGAAAATATACTTCTGGACTTGCAAGCATTTACATTTCTGTGATCCAACATCCAATTACAAACACAAAGAAACATCTATAGCCTCTCAACACTCCTTTTCCTCAAATAACCTTAATTAAGGCAATACATTAAAGTGAAAGAGCCAAGAAATGATGAATGCAAAAACCATGCAACCTAGCAGGATATTCATTACTCTGCGACCCTGCCAGAAAGTCCGTTGCTCAGCAGGAACCACCATGGGTGCTGTGGCTGATCGATCGGCTGGCTCAATTTCAATGGTCATGTTGTTCGCCTCACTTATCTGATCTGCACCAACATTTTGTGCTGTCGCACCACAAATCTCACAGATCCTGGATCAATACCatacattaaacataaacatgttaGCAGTTAACATTTAAATTAGCTGTAGTTTGACATCAGTAATTGTACGCATAGTTACAATTCTTTAACTGGGTTCTTTGGACTGAGACTAAcatggaaaagaaaaacacgAAGAAAGAGGATGCATGAATGCTACTagtggcaattttgacccatgTACTTATTAATGGGttaattttgtttgtggttaATCTCAAACGGGCCAAATCAACTAGCTAAAAGGGGTGCCACAAGTCCATTTTTCCTAAAATGCTATTCTAAGATATAGATAGTCTAGATATACTGATAAAAGagcaacaaaattataaaaatatatcacaTGTCATTAATTGGCCTACACTACTCATCACTATTTCTCGTCATCAACTCATCATCCTACTCaacctttttcattttatattcaACAATTACTTTTCCCACCTCATCATATTATAAACTATTATCTAAATTTAAATCTAATACATTATTCTCATATTTTGCCTGAagctttaataattaatatttaacattaataaatcttaatcttatcaaAAACTATAATAATGACCCATCATGCCATCTCTAGATGAAATCTTGCAATCGATATGAAATGCTACAACACGAATGGAGTGCAGACAATGATAAAGATACAACGAATCTTATACAACACAAATATGCCAATTGGCAGATTAACCAAAAAGATACATAGAGATCAACCAAATATCAGCCAGTTAACTACATTAATAGAAAACACAAaatatacaagtatataatataatatttaatcatTAGAAAATACAAAACTGACATAAGTTGTTTTGGATTAGGTTAGCTGATACCTTAACAAACAAGATTCCATTAGCATGAGTAGATTATAGTAATACTTTCAATTACAAGAGTAGGTTGTACACATTTAAATGTTGATATCTTGTGTATCACCAAACTTGATCTTAAAGTCTTAGACTTGTATAAGTTCAAATTTCCCGAATTCCCACCAACTATGGATCACCTatgaacaaaaataaacaaacttgtCTCATATAGGACATGCTCGCTTGTTTTGGCATCAAGTGAGTAGCTAATAAGGGTTTTCTTGAGAAAAATTAACTGTAAAGAGCAACCTAATATAATGACTGAAAGCAGTGAGGGATGAACGCTGAGAAGGAAATCTATGTCTTCAGAACTTATACAACTGGGGTTGGCAAACAATCAACAAATGACAAAAATTAATGAATCAAACACTTCAGCATCTTGCTAAATAAAACCTACCCATGAAACTTAATGTGaacttttctaaaattattGAGCTTGGTATAATGCAGCAAATTGTAGCATTTCAGTTGTATCCTATCATAAAATTCAGATACGCTTTGAGCTGAATATGAACATGCTTTTGCTTATATTATAGACATGAAAACTTTCGGGTACCTGCATATTAACTTCAATAACCAAAAACCTTTGTCAAATTCTTTTTACAACTATAGTCAAAACACAAAATCAGCTGTATCAAATGCAGATAGAGCAATGCGAAGAAAACAACATCTAAACTCAAGGATTTATGATATCTCtgctttttcatttatataaatagCTGTTCTTTCTTATAAAATTCATATTTTGGCAGTCATGATTTCAAATAAAGCTTAACAGAGTCTACACACTTTACCAAGAATCCAAACTCAGAGATGCACTATAAATTTAGTAGTCGAACAATCTTTTCTAATATTCCATGGTCATACATTTATAATTGTACTCCAAAAGAACAATAATACCAAGCACATATAGTTATTCTTCTAATTTACAAAAGCATCGAACTTTGATCCCCAAAACATAAGCTTAAATACATATGTCAAAGTCTACACCATGCTCAAGAAACCAGGCATCAAAGTATCAGAAATTTTACGTATCAATCAGAAATTTCACGTATCAAAATTTCAAGTTTGACTGAAATTCTACCAAGAAAACTCAAATGATCTGTTCTAGATCACCATTCTTAATACCACATTGATTCCATTTTCATGAAGTACAAATTTCATAAAGTGAAATGCAGCTACACACAGATTATAAAAACATCAAGAAACACTCAATTAACatataaaaagtacataaattATATAACATTGAACAGGCTACTTAGCATAAAGGGTAAGAAGGGTGCCCCCGCTTGAATAATTTGGACCTTTTTACTTACATTAACTCACCCCCTTTACATAATACCATTTTTAACAAGGTGTgctatatgtctatataagaCTTTTCCCGCCCATAGCAAGATAACATAAATTCAATCTCTTACATTAAAGTGAATAACGACCAAGATTGTTGCAAATTTGCATACTCACAAACATTTTCGAAACTAAACTAGGCAGTATATAAAGTTACTCTTATCGGCCATTTTCCATTTGTATGTTTACTCAACTTGATAACTGTTTGCTATATTGAATCTTAGGACCTATGAAACTTAACATAAATCACATTTTCATATACATAATGATTAAAAGCTATATCCTTTAAGAACCTTAAATTGTCTTTAGCCATGGATTTTACTCTAAACTTTGAATCACTTATTGGTTTAATCCCTAAATATATGTTTACCACTTTTTTTGGACATTATTGCATAGTATACATACATAACATTTGCAAAAACACAAAGTATAGACCTGAAGCAAA is drawn from Erigeron canadensis isolate Cc75 chromosome 9, C_canadensis_v1, whole genome shotgun sequence and contains these coding sequences:
- the LOC122582761 gene encoding DNA-directed RNA polymerases I and III subunit RPAC2; translated protein: MEHGSFQDNSASTFSLADEDHTLANSLRFALNQDPRVSVCGYSIPHPSEARVNIRVQTTGDPAKEVLKDSCQDLMQICQHVRSTFDQAVADFKSNNGSERQ